Genomic DNA from Danio rerio strain Tuebingen ecotype United States chromosome 5, GRCz12tu, whole genome shotgun sequence:
agatttttgtcatatcgGCCAGCCATATAAACTCTCTATAGAGCACTTAATGAAATCCTGATTGAAAAAACCCTGGATTGTTACTTACAAGACTTTTCAAATTTTATGACATTATGAAAGTGTCAATTCAATATCAAAACTTTACCATAGGCTCTTTTCTTTGGCTCCTGTTTGTGAGACACACACACTTTACGTGTCAACTTCTCCAGGTAATCATACTTGGCAGCAAGGCTGGCCATGTTTCCTATAACAGAAagttaacaatataataaatgtgtaaaCATACAACATTGAACCACTAAACATCTGATAGCAACACATTACTTATGATTTTAGCAGTCAGAGTTCTATGAAATTCATGCAGTATTTTTGGATAACAATAACAAACACGTCGACTACCGAAGTAGATAAATGTTGATTGGTTTACCTCACAGTCTTTGAAAATGTCAACAGAAATTTCACCGCACAACTTCAGTGATTTGATTGCGGCAATTCATCAGTTGGATGGGGAAGAaggttataaaaacattttacctCATTGGAAATTACAAAGCGAATCAGACCACAATACGCACTAACAATAAAAACCCTAATAATTCTGCCATATATGAATTCAGAAACATGCCCCACGTGTGTACGATCTTGCGCATGTGCAGGATGTCTCAGAATCCCCGGAAATGGTTACATTGAAAACATTCCCCTGAAAGCAGAAGGCATGTTATGTAGTCGACCTGTTTTGAAAATTTCAGTGTTTGGGTTACAGCTATTTAGGCTAACATGAGCAGTTTTAGATTAATGCTGATGATCTCTAACCAGACATTTAAGATTCTTCGATGCAGTGTAAGTTATCACATCCTAAAGTAGTTTGCTGTAATTAAGATTATTATCAAGTTATTTCTAACTCTTTTTTGACagtaacattttagtttattcgTTTATATTTTTGTCCTTAGGCTCTCTTTTCACCAAGGAGGACTCTGTTTGTGACACGACAGAGTTTATTCAGACGTCAGGATGCTCCAGTGCTCCGGTGTAATtcagattttattattaatctattgattaaattgtttatattacCGTTCAAAAGGTAGAGGTGGATGTGTTTATGTTTTAAACACCAACCAAGactgcatttaaatgtttaaatgacaGTAAATGTTTATTGGTTTccacttttttaaaacttttgaaaaaaCTATTTCTGATCCTTTCAGAGTGAACATTTCTAACTATTTTATAAGtattatgattaaaaaacatgtatgaaacacttcaaatatagaaatatattgcagtttaaaatgtttgtggaAACTTTGGAAGGACAGCATCTTTAATGTCACTTTTGTTCAGTTTTAAATAGCCTTGCTGAGGATTAATAATTATCTTACTGTCTCCAAACAATTGAATGGAAGGTGCTAGATGTAGAAGTAAAATGTCTTTCTTTCAGGCACTGAGAAGATTTCCCATAGTCtggtgtgattattattattattacttgaaaATTGTGTTTCATTTTAGATAACCTGGCCAGGTTTAGTCAACAATCAACTTCCACTGTCGAAGGAACAAAGAAAGGAGAAGACACCTTTCTGAAGTGGTTTCTCTTGTTGATACCCGTCACCACCTTTTGTCTTGGAACATGGCaggtacagacacacacaagtgTAGTGTTTATCTTATAAACCCATAACTAAAGAAGCAATGGGGTACATGCAGTTTATTTTATCTCAGGATTTTCAATGGTGTGCACATAGTCctttagcagtttctgaaaagcCCTATTTGACATTATAGGTGAAACGTAGAAAGTGGAAGTTGGAGCTGATCAGTGAACTTCAGAGTCTGACGACTTCAGTGCCAATCCCACTGCCTGTAGAGTGAGTCTCTGTGCCTTCCGTTCCTCCATGTGGAGGTAATACACAAACTTATAATGATTTGATGTTATAATGAAGTAACAATGTTATGTATGTGTGAGGCAGTACTATGGAAATCAAGCAGCTGGAGTACAGGCGTGTGAAGGTCCGTGGACATTTTGATCACTCTAAGGAGCTGTATATTTTGCCCCGTTCCCCTGTGGACCCTGAGAGAGAGGCTCGAGAGGCAGGGAGGATATCCTCCAGTGGTGAAAGTGGAGCAAATGTTATTACACCCTTTTTCTGCACTGATCTGGGGTACAAACACACACTATTAGAATTTTACTTGGATTATGCATATACTTGATTTGCAACTCACTGCAGCACATTTTTAGGATCACTATCTTGGTGAACAGAGGTTATGTACCCAAAAACAAGATCAAACCAGAAACCAGGACGAAAGGACAGGTAATATAGtgcttttcttaatttatttttagatcaAATCTAGGCGTAAATATtgccaattaattttttttctttgttagtCCAAACTGGCTTATATACACACAAGGTTATGCAAATTAGCAGTCagatgtaacatttaaaaaaaacaaaaaaaacaaaaacatgaattttGTATTTACTAATGAAATCTATCAACTGGTGACATATGGACACTTCACATGCAGTGTATACCCTTAATTCTTGACTTTTTAATGCTCTTATTGGttgagtttatattttataaaaggtGATTGAGGATGTGGATCTTGTTGGTGTTGTGCGTTTAACTGAACAACGGAAACCATTTGTCCCTGAAAACAATGTGGAGGCAAACAGATGGCACTATCGTGACCTGGAGGCCATGGCTAAGGTCACTGGTGCCGAAGAGATCTTCATTGATGCTGTGCTTGGTTAAGTGCTTTTCCCAATATCCTGACTTTTCAAGAATATTTAGAACAAACTCTAAACTTGTTTTACCAGTGATCacatcaaatgttttaaaatattaaaaatctttttttattattattttttatttagatagCACAGTACCTGGTGGGCCAATAGGAGGGCAGACAAGAGTGACCTTGAGGAATGAACACCTGCAATACGTCATCACATGGTTTGTTAAACTCAATCTAACCCATTTTCTTATAGAAAATGTTACTTCTTATTAagtctattttatttatatatacccTTGCTCTCAAAAAATTGCTTTAATCCTAAAGATAacatactgtttttgtttttctcccaGGTATGGACTGTGTGCTGCTACTTCCTACATGTGGTATGCAAAATTCATCAAGCGTATTGCTTTATGAAAAATATTCAGGATTTTGCCCTTTTtgaatgctgtaaaataaaaactattttatgttaaacttaaCACTGTTGGTAAAAGTGTATTCTTTTTCTGACAATTACAGCAATGCTCGTGTAAAATTAAGGCAATCTAGCTAAATTTAAATtcaatgacattttttaaagtaattagaaTCTTAAATCACAGCAATGCAATAGCATTAATTAGAATACATGCCCCATGATTGTATGGCATAGTACAAAATCAATATCCGTTAAGAGTTAAAATAACATtacaattgaataaaaataaattgctgctTAATATTTAACTCAATGAGGGGTTTGATGAATAATGAACACTAAGAAAGTGGTGTTGAACGCAATAGCTAATTTTCATATGGTTTCATGTTTTGGAATTTTTACCTGTACGTCTCCAAATCATTATTAAAGAAGAAAATGgtgtttaaactaaacaaaaaagaacCAATCAGACGCCTGACGCTTTTgtgaacattttttatatttattaaacaagacAGCTCAACCCAGTTTAGTGGCCAGCTCCTTGGCCTTTGCCTTCTCGAGTTTAGCAATACGAGCAGTTGACTTGGGACCCAGGACATTTCCTCCCCAGTGACGACGGATCTGAAGAgagcattaaaataaaattagcagATAGCAGTCATGTTATTCAAGGAAAAAGTACAATAGAAAAATTGATGGTCTGTGTTGCACCAGATCCAGTTATTAAATCGAGTAATAAACTGACCTCCTCATATCTGTCATTGTAGTTGGTCTTGATGGCCTCCACCAGTTTAGCAAGAGCTGCTTTGTCTTCGCTGAagatggggaaaaaaattaaattaaccaaCAAAAACTTATTCAAAAACCACCAAATGTATGATTAGATGCAAACCATTTAGCTCAGGGTTAAAAAGCTCATTTAAACCACATGGTTGTTCAGGTGAAGAAATTCAGACATCATAGCTGTAGGATGTGCAGCAAAGGAAAGTTAACTGAGTGTTTGTGTTTTACTCACGGATTGGTCTGTGTGAAGGCGATGGAGGTGCAGGTTTTTCTGTGCACCAGTCTGCCCAGTCTGGCCTTGCCCTTGACGATGCAGTATGGGACACCCATTTTACGGCACAGAGCAGGCAAGAACACCACCAGCTATAAaagaaggaaataaaaaaaattaacattccCCGATTTCAGCCCTATTATAAAATTACAAACCAGAAACAAAAAGCTACTGAGATGCAGGAGTGGTTGTTGCTCAGGGTTAAAAAGCTCGTATTTTGATCTTCAGTTTGAATTCAGGTGAAGAAATTCAAGACATCATTGCAGACAACCACTACTTTAAAACAGAACTTTATTTGGTAGAAATTGAGATCCTCACCTCAATGGGATCCACATCATGAGCAATAACGACCAGTTGTGCTTTCTTGCTCTCCACAAGCGTGGTCACAGTGTTCACACCtgagaaagaaaagaaatgaaaattttaaaatcttacaactttatattgtttaaacaatctttaaaaaataaataaaataaaaattaattaaaaaaaaaaagccacctgCGCGCAGGACTGGTGGTCTTTTAGTGGGTGTATCTCCCTTTCCAGCAGCCTTCTGCTCAGCACGAGCCAACAGTCTCTGTTTCTTCTCATGCTTGGTCTCAGGCCTGTACTTGTGAGCCAGCTTGAACAGCTGGGTAGCTacagaaaaaataattcaaagtgttaaaaaataaataaaataaaatccattagCATTTCCGCAATTATAAATCCAGCATAAATGCCAGAAGGACCTCCAAGAAAACAAGCTCACAATACAATTTAAGTTGATTTTAAAGTAGagatctcacaaaaaaaaaagtgcatcagTGATCTTGGTGGAAACTGTCCGCATTTACTACTCAGATAGCAAATATTCTTCACATCATCTGCACATCAAtaagtgtaaaaataaataaataaatataaaacgcCATTTAGGAGGCCACTCAATACTGACAATTTAAACTACATTTATACCAGTTAACATGCACCAATAGTTCCTACACAAAATTGGTTAtcgattataaaaaaataaaatctaatgaaATCTAACAATGGATTGTTCCCTACTACTCTACTCTTCACATCTTTGCATAAAGTGCTATTACATTAAAGCATTAGTGTCAGTTTAAGCATTTCCTTCTGTTGGTCATCgtgaaaaaatgttttatgcatcAGTGTTTAATATGGCTTTACATTATTTCCCCCAACAAGTCAATTTACTTGGCAAGACTGTCTATTAATACCATATGCCACAGAAGACCCAGTGCCAACATGCAATGTTTATACTAAAAAACCTGGTCAAGAATATTTatgcaattacattttaaacaagccCCATAATGCTAAATTCATTATTTTAACACTCAATATACATTTTCCATATGTTAgtaaaaattctgatttaaaataactgtggttatttattttCCACATTAATACAACTACAGTTTAagtaataagaaataaaattaaatggaaGTAAATAGGTGCCAGTTACTAGCATCACAACATACCATCTTGGTTAACAAGAAAAATGCAGGTTTCAAATGAAGATTgcgtaaaatataatttatttttgggtgaatcacctcttacaggagttttttttttttgtcagtaaaaATATCCAGCTTAAGTACACAATCAGACTCACCGGTCTGGCGGTCCAGAGCCTGGGTGAACTGGTTGATCGCAGGGGGGACCTTCAGTCGCTTGTACAGGATTGCTCGCTGACGCTGCAGCCGGACATAACGTGGCCATTTCACGAATCGGGTCAGATCCCGCTTCGGCTGGATGTCCTGACCTGGACATTAAAATGcaagattttcattttcaaactgtATTAGGATCAGCTAACAGGTTTTCAAACTCAACATGTGCATCAGCGATCTTGGTGGGAGATTGTCTGCATTGCTGTTAAGATAGCAAATATTCATTACATCATCTGCACTCAGACAGCTACACTTCAGACAACTGCAAGGACTCACCAATGCCAAAGTTCTTGGGCCTCTTCTCAAACAGGGGGTTCACAACTTTCTTGACCTCATGTTTCTTGGCCACTGAAGGGGCTGGTGCCACCTTCTTCCCCTTACCCTTTTTTCCCTTGGGCTGTGGAGAGATGCAAAGTATTACTTGAAAGCACTTCATTGTCCACAGTGAGCAGTAAGTTCAGCAGATTACAAAACTTGTCAAGAGTCTACAAGCCAGACAAAAGAGGTGCAAGACATCACTGCAAAGCTAAACCCCATTCTTTGTGTTCAGTAGTTCAAGTTGTGGCAGACTACTTGATGCCGAAAAGGTGGAACTGTTTTACTCAAGAATCAAACGTGAGCGTTGACAAAACGAATATCATCTCTGAAACTTTTCTACATAGATAAACTAGCAGGTTATTCTGTATCCATATAATACACTGACTCTCTCACGTGTTTATAAAACAGCTGAAGGCCGAGCTAATTCATTTTggcctataaaaaaaaaaatcccgctAGCAAGTTAGCATTCGCGCTACTGCATGTTTGATTTACCCGTAACAGCAGAATACTTCAAAATATACACAGCAACTTGATGATAAACTGAAGTATAAAAACAAGTTACTTTTCAGACTGAAGGCGTCGGATTTCGAGGCGCTAGTGCTGAGAGTAAGCCGACACTACGGCTAGCAGAAGAGTTGTCAAAATTCTTCTTCTAATTACTTGATAAGATCACAATTCTCGTTCAGGGTGCAGGTGTTGGGTCTTTATTTCTCATAGCTGATATCATATTAATGCTGCAACACGCTATAAGTCAGGATGCTTAAGGATTTTTAAAAGAGAAGGCTTCTCAGTCAAAACCATCAAACACTCACCATGTTGGTTCAGACGGAAAGGAAGAAGAAAGGGATTGTGGGAAATATAACTACCGCGACATTTGGGTAGTGACATCATCTGTACGCGACAGAACAAAAGCGGGAGGCTCGCGTTTACTTGAAGAAAGGTTATAAAATAATGCCTGCAGCTGTGAGTAACCTTTTTATAAGTTTGAGCACCAGTATCTAATCAGTTCTTAGCTAATTAATTACGCTTGCGAGAATTGCTGTTTAACTAGTTTCAGTGTCCTAGACAAGCTACATTTAACGTACGC
This window encodes:
- the rpl7a gene encoding large ribosomal subunit protein eL8 (The RefSeq protein aligns at 99% coverage compared to this genomic sequence); translated protein: MPKGKKGKGKKVAPAPSVAKKHEVKKVVNPLFEKRPKNFGIGQDIQPKRDLTRFVKWPRYVRLQRQRAILYKRLKVPPAINQFTQALDRQTATQLFKLAHKYRPETKHEKKQRLLARAEQKAAGKGDTPTKRPPVLRAGVNTVTTLVESKKAQLVVIAHDVDPIELVVFLPALCRKMGVPYCIVKGKARLGRLVHRKTCTSIAFTQTNPEDKAALAKLVEAIKTNYNDRYEEIRRHWGGNVLGPKSTARIAKLEKAKAKELATKLG
- the surf1 gene encoding surfeit locus protein 1 (The RefSeq protein has 2 substitutions compared to this genomic sequence), whose translation is MSSFRLMLMISNQTFKILRCSALFSPRRTLFVTRQSLFRRQDAPVLRYNLARFSQQSTSTVEGTKKGEDTFLKWFLLLIPVTTFCLGTWQVKRRKWKLELISELQSLTTSVPIPLPVDTMEIKQLEYRRVTVRGHFDHSKELYILPRSPVDPEREAREAGRISSSGESGANVITPFFCTDLGITILVNRGYVPKNKIKPETRTKGQVIEDVDLVGVVRLTEQRKPFVPENNVEANRWHYRDLEAMAKVTGAEEIFIDAVLDSTVPGGPIGGQTRVTLRNEHLQYVITWYGLCAATSYMWYAKFIMRIAL